The Streptococcus sp. VT 162 genome has a window encoding:
- a CDS encoding bacteriocin ABC transporter ATP-binding protein, translating into MTLLDVKHVQKIYKTRFQGNQVEALKDIHFTVEKGDYVAIMGESGSGKSTLLNILAMLDKPTRGQVYLNGTDTATIKNSQASSFRREKLGFVFQDFNLLDTLSVKDNILLPLVLSRKPITEMMKKLVVTAENLGINQLQEKYPYEISGGQKQRVAVARAIITEPEILLADEPTGALDSKSSAALLDVFDEINERGQTILMVTHSTAAASRAKRVLFIKDGILYNQIYRGDKTERQMFQEISDTLTVMASEVN; encoded by the coding sequence ATGACACTTTTAGATGTAAAACACGTTCAAAAAATCTACAAAACACGTTTCCAAGGCAACCAAGTAGAGGCCCTCAAAGACATTCACTTTACTGTGGAAAAGGGTGACTACGTTGCTATCATGGGAGAGTCTGGCTCAGGAAAGTCAACCCTGCTCAACATCCTAGCTATGCTGGATAAACCAACTCGAGGCCAGGTTTACCTAAACGGAACAGACACAGCCACTATTAAAAATTCACAGGCTTCGAGTTTCCGTCGTGAGAAGTTGGGATTTGTCTTCCAAGACTTTAACTTGCTAGATACCTTGTCTGTTAAGGATAATATCTTGCTTCCGTTAGTTCTATCACGAAAACCTATTACGGAGATGATGAAAAAATTGGTGGTGACTGCTGAGAATCTAGGTATCAACCAATTGCAAGAGAAGTACCCTTACGAGATCTCAGGCGGTCAAAAGCAGCGGGTAGCAGTAGCACGCGCCATCATCACAGAACCTGAAATTCTCCTTGCAGATGAGCCGACGGGAGCCCTTGATTCCAAGTCATCTGCAGCCCTTCTTGATGTTTTCGATGAAATCAATGAGCGTGGCCAAACCATTCTCATGGTAACCCACTCTACAGCCGCAGCCAGCAGGGCCAAGCGCGTTCTCTTTATCAAGGACGGCATTCTTTACAACCAAATCTACCGCGGAGACAAGACAGAACGTCAAATGTTCCAAGAAATCTCTGATACCTTGACAGTCATGGCAAGTGAGGTGAATTAG
- a CDS encoding peptide ABC transporter permease codes for MFRLTNKLAVSNLIKNRKLYYPFALAVLLAVTITYLFYSLSLNPNIGKIRGGETISMTLALGMVVVTIASGIIVLYANSFVMKNRSKELGVYGMLGLEKRHLISMVFKELLIFGSLTLTAGLGLGALFDKLIFALLLKLMKMKVELVSTFQPIVFILVLIVFGAIFLGLIFINAFRIARMNALQLSREKASGEKKGRFLGLQTILGLISLGAGYYLAVTVENPLSAVLIFFVAVLLVILGTYLLFNAGITVFLQILKKNKRYYYQPNNMISVSNLIFRMKKNAVGLATIAILSTMVLVTMSAATSIFKASENFKKVMNPHDFGITGQNVEKEDIEKLLNKYASDNGLTVTKKEVLTYSNFGVANQEGTKLTIFEKGQNRVQPKTIFMVFDQKDYENMTGQKLGLSGKEVGLFAQNKELQGQKELTLNNQTYTIKEEIKKDFILEHVPNQYNILTSDYNYLVVPDLQAFLEQHPNSSIFNQYYGGMNVTASEDEQLKIADDYSKFVNNFNREINKEGSYVYGSNLADSSAQMSALFGGVFFIGIFLSIIFMVGTVLVIYYKQISEGYEDRERFIILQKVGLDQKQIKQTINKQVLTVFFLPLLFAFLHLAFAYHMLSLILKVIGVLDATMMLTVTLSICAIFLIVYVLIFMITSRSYRKIVQM; via the coding sequence ATGTTCCGATTAACCAATAAGTTAGCGGTATCCAACTTGATTAAAAACCGCAAACTCTACTATCCCTTTGCTTTAGCTGTTCTCTTAGCAGTGACCATCACCTATCTCTTTTACTCACTGTCACTTAACCCTAATATTGGCAAGATCCGAGGGGGAGAAACTATCTCTATGACGCTTGCCCTCGGTATGGTAGTTGTTACCATCGCTTCTGGAATTATTGTACTTTATGCCAATAGTTTTGTCATGAAGAACCGCTCCAAGGAGCTGGGTGTATATGGTATGCTGGGGCTTGAAAAGCGCCATTTGATCAGTATGGTTTTTAAGGAGCTTCTTATATTTGGCTCTCTAACCTTGACAGCTGGTCTCGGCCTAGGAGCTCTCTTTGATAAGCTAATCTTTGCCCTTCTTCTGAAGCTGATGAAAATGAAAGTGGAGCTCGTTTCGACTTTCCAACCAATTGTCTTCATCCTAGTTCTCATCGTCTTTGGAGCTATCTTCCTAGGTCTAATTTTTATCAATGCCTTTCGCATCGCACGCATGAATGCCCTTCAGCTCTCTCGTGAAAAAGCCAGTGGTGAGAAAAAAGGACGTTTCTTAGGCCTTCAAACCATTCTAGGTCTGATTAGTTTGGGAGCTGGTTATTACCTAGCAGTAACAGTTGAAAATCCACTTTCTGCTGTTCTGATTTTCTTCGTAGCAGTTTTGTTAGTTATTTTGGGAACTTATCTTCTCTTCAATGCAGGGATCACAGTTTTCCTACAAATCTTGAAGAAAAACAAGCGTTACTATTACCAACCTAACAACATGATTTCCGTATCCAATCTTATCTTTCGAATGAAGAAAAATGCGGTTGGTTTGGCTACGATTGCCATCCTTTCAACCATGGTCTTGGTGACTATGTCTGCTGCAACAAGCATTTTTAAGGCTTCAGAAAACTTCAAGAAGGTCATGAATCCACATGATTTTGGGATTACAGGACAGAATGTTGAAAAAGAAGACATCGAAAAACTCTTGAACAAGTATGCTAGTGATAATGGATTGACTGTCACAAAGAAAGAAGTTCTTACATACAGTAACTTTGGTGTGGCAAATCAAGAAGGTACGAAATTGACAATCTTTGAGAAAGGTCAAAATCGTGTTCAACCGAAAACTATTTTTATGGTCTTTGACCAAAAAGACTATGAGAATATGACAGGACAGAAACTTGGACTTTCAGGTAAGGAAGTTGGATTGTTTGCTCAAAACAAGGAACTTCAAGGGCAGAAAGAACTGACTCTGAATAACCAGACCTACACGATCAAAGAAGAAATCAAAAAAGATTTTATTCTTGAACATGTCCCAAATCAGTACAATATTCTAACTTCGGACTATAACTATTTGGTTGTTCCTGACTTACAAGCCTTTCTTGAACAGCATCCTAACTCTTCCATCTTTAATCAATACTATGGGGGTATGAATGTAACAGCTAGTGAGGACGAGCAACTTAAAATTGCAGATGACTATTCAAAATTCGTTAACAACTTTAATAGAGAAATAAACAAAGAAGGAAGCTATGTTTACGGAAGCAATCTGGCTGATAGTAGTGCGCAGATGAGTGCTCTCTTTGGTGGAGTTTTCTTCATCGGTATCTTCCTCTCTATCATCTTTATGGTAGGAACAGTTCTTGTTATTTACTACAAACAAATCTCTGAGGGCTATGAAGACCGTGAACGTTTCATCATTTTGCAAAAGGTCGGACTTGATCAAAAGCAAATCAAGCAAACGATTAACAAACAGGTTTTAACTGTTTTCTTCCTTCCATTGCTCTTTGCCTTCCTACACCTTGCTTTTGCCTATCATATGCTTAGCCTCATCCTAAAAGTTATTGGCGTGCTGGATGCGACCATGATGTTGACCGTTACATTGTCCATCTGTGCTATCTTCCTCATCGTCTATGTTTTGATCTTTATGATTACCTCAAGAAGTTATCGCAAGATTGTGCAAATGTAA
- a CDS encoding membrane protein, whose protein sequence is MTEIKHEIDANFAGRLNILRAGVLGANDGIISIAGVVIGVASATSNIWIIFLSGLAAILAGAFSMAGGKYVSVSTQKDTEEAAVAREQLLLDKDMESAKQSLYAAYLQNGECETSAQLLTNKAFLKNPLKALVEEKYGIEYEEFTNPWHAAISSFIAFVLGSLPPMLSIIVFPSDYRIPATVFIVALSLLVTGYTSAKLGKAPTRTAMIRNLCIGLLTMGVTFLLGQLFSI, encoded by the coding sequence ATGACAGAAATAAAACATGAAATTGATGCAAACTTTGCAGGCCGACTCAATATCCTACGCGCGGGTGTTCTGGGTGCCAATGATGGGATTATTTCCATCGCTGGAGTCGTTATCGGTGTTGCCAGTGCGACAAGCAATATCTGGATTATCTTTCTATCAGGATTGGCAGCTATCCTCGCTGGTGCTTTTTCTATGGCAGGTGGCAAATATGTCTCTGTATCCACTCAAAAAGACACGGAAGAAGCCGCTGTCGCTAGAGAGCAATTACTCTTGGATAAAGATATGGAATCTGCAAAACAATCCCTCTATGCTGCTTATCTTCAAAACGGTGAGTGTGAAACGTCCGCCCAACTCTTGACCAACAAGGCCTTTTTAAAAAATCCACTCAAAGCCTTAGTTGAGGAAAAATACGGTATCGAGTACGAAGAGTTTACCAATCCTTGGCATGCTGCTATCTCTAGCTTTATCGCCTTTGTACTGGGGAGTCTTCCTCCAATGCTTTCCATTATCGTCTTTCCAAGTGACTATCGTATTCCTGCTACTGTCTTTATCGTGGCCCTTTCCCTTCTCGTCACTGGCTATACCAGTGCTAAATTAGGAAAAGCTCCTACGAGAACTGCTATGATCCGTAACCTCTGTATCGGACTTCTCACCATGGGCGTAACCTTCCTCTTGGGACAACTCTTTAGTATCTAA
- a CDS encoding haloacid dehalogenase, whose protein sequence is MIKLVATDMDGTFLDGEGRFDMERLKNVLVSYKEKGIYFAVASGRGILSLKKLFADVRDEVIFIAENGSYVEFHGEDMYEATMSRDFYLSTFEALKKSPYFDERKMLLTGKKACYVLETVDETYLKLSSHYNENIQKVSRLEDITDEIFKFTTNFTEETIEAGEAWVNENVSGVKAMTTGFESIDIVLDYVDKGVAIVELAKKLGLTMDQVMAFGDNLNDLHMMQVVGHPIAPENARPEILELAEAVIGHHKDQSVMAYMEGL, encoded by the coding sequence ATGATTAAACTTGTAGCAACCGATATGGATGGTACCTTTCTAGATGGAGAGGGTCGGTTTGATATGGAACGCCTTAAAAACGTACTTGTTTCCTACAAGGAAAAGGGGATTTATTTTGCAGTGGCTTCAGGTCGCGGTATCTTGTCCCTGAAAAAGTTGTTTGCAGATGTGCGTGATGAAGTGATTTTTATAGCTGAAAATGGGAGCTATGTTGAGTTTCATGGTGAGGATATGTATGAGGCTACTATGTCTCGGGATTTTTACTTGAGTACTTTTGAAGCTTTAAAGAAATCACCCTATTTTGATGAAAGAAAAATGCTTCTGACAGGGAAAAAAGCTTGTTATGTATTGGAAACAGTGGATGAAACCTATCTAAAGTTAAGTAGTCACTACAATGAGAACATTCAAAAAGTATCACGTTTGGAAGATATCACAGATGAGATTTTTAAATTCACTACTAACTTTACTGAAGAAACGATAGAAGCTGGAGAGGCCTGGGTTAACGAAAATGTTTCTGGTGTGAAAGCCATGACAACTGGTTTTGAATCCATTGATATTGTCTTGGACTACGTTGATAAGGGTGTGGCCATTGTTGAGCTGGCAAAAAAACTTGGTCTAACCATGGATCAGGTTATGGCATTTGGCGATAATCTCAATGACCTTCATATGATGCAGGTTGTTGGACACCCAATCGCTCCTGAAAATGCGCGACCAGAGATTTTAGAATTAGCAGAAGCAGTGATTGGCCACCATAAGGACCAGTCAGTGATGGCTTATATGGAGGGCTTATAA
- a CDS encoding haloacid dehalogenase, producing MADIKLIALDLDGTLLTTDKKLTDRTKKILKAARDRGIKVVLTTGRPLKAMDFFLHELGTDGQEDEYTITFNGGLVQKNTGEILDKTVFSIDDVARLYEETEKLGLPLDAISEGIVYQIQSDQESLYAKFNPALTFVPVAFEDLSSQMTYNKCVTAFAQEPLDAAIQQISPELFDQYEIFKSRELLLEWSPKNVHKATGLAKLIKHLGIDQSQVMACGDEANDLSMIEWAGLGVAMQNAVPAVKAVANVITPMTNDEEAVAWAIEEYVLKEN from the coding sequence ATGGCAGATATTAAATTGATTGCATTGGACTTGGATGGCACCTTGCTGACAACGGATAAAAAGCTAACAGATCGAACTAAGAAAATCCTCAAAGCTGCGCGTGACCGTGGTATCAAGGTCGTACTGACAACAGGTCGTCCTTTGAAGGCTATGGATTTCTTTCTCCATGAGCTAGGGACTGATGGTCAGGAGGACGAGTACACCATCACCTTTAATGGTGGTCTGGTACAGAAAAATACTGGAGAGATTCTCGATAAAACAGTCTTTTCAATCGACGATGTGGCACGCTTGTACGAGGAAACTGAAAAACTCGGACTTCCGTTAGATGCCATTTCAGAAGGAATAGTCTATCAAATCCAGTCGGACCAAGAAAGTCTCTATGCTAAGTTCAACCCAGCCTTGACTTTCGTACCTGTCGCTTTTGAGGATCTATCTAGTCAGATGACATATAATAAATGTGTGACTGCTTTTGCCCAAGAACCTTTGGATGCAGCGATTCAACAGATTTCTCCTGAATTGTTTGACCAATACGAAATCTTCAAATCGCGTGAACTCTTATTGGAATGGTCGCCGAAAAACGTCCACAAGGCAACAGGTTTAGCGAAATTAATTAAACACTTGGGAATCGACCAAAGTCAAGTGATGGCTTGTGGGGACGAGGCCAATGACCTTTCTATGATTGAGTGGGCAGGTCTGGGAGTTGCCATGCAAAATGCAGTTCCAGCAGTTAAGGCAGTTGCCAATGTGATTACCCCGATGACCAACGACGAGGAAGCCGTTGCCTGGGCTATCGAAGAATACGTGCTAAAGGAGAACTAG
- a CDS encoding cell division protein FtsY: MGLFDRLFGKKEEPKIEDIVKEALENLDLSEEVEENQTVVEETSQEETARDKVEETLAQEELPQVSTEDVIEPDTVEETAQEELELESDELEQLQEPEEVLEEESQETEEELASEVVEEELPQVEETVQEKYDRSLKKTRTGFGARLNAFFANFRSVDEEFFEELEELLILSDVGVQVASNLTEELRYEAKLENAKKPDALRRVIIEKLVELYEKDGNYDEQIHFQDGLTVMLFVGVNGVGKTTSIGKLAHRYKQAGKKVMLVAADTFRAGAVAQLAEWGRRVDVPVVTGAEKADPASVVFDGMERAVAEGIDILMIDTAGRLQNKDNLMAELKKIGRIIKRVVPEAPHETFLALDASTGQNALVQAKEFSKITPLTGIVLTKIDGTARGGVVLAIREELNIPVKLIGFGEKIDDIGEFNSENFMKGLLEGLI; encoded by the coding sequence ATGGGATTATTTGACCGTCTATTCGGAAAAAAAGAAGAGCCGAAAATCGAAGATATTGTTAAAGAAGCTCTGGAAAATCTTGATTTGTCAGAAGAGGTTGAAGAAAACCAAACGGTAGTCGAAGAAACTTCTCAGGAAGAGACAGCAAGAGACAAAGTGGAAGAAACACTTGCTCAAGAAGAACTTCCTCAGGTCTCGACAGAAGATGTTATTGAACCAGATACAGTCGAGGAAACTGCTCAGGAAGAGCTTGAGCTAGAATCTGATGAATTGGAACAACTCCAAGAGCCTGAAGAAGTTTTAGAAGAAGAGAGCCAAGAAACTGAAGAAGAACTAGCGTCAGAAGTAGTAGAAGAAGAACTTCCTCAGGTTGAAGAAACCGTGCAGGAAAAATATGACCGCAGTCTAAAGAAAACCCGTACGGGATTCGGAGCTCGTTTGAATGCTTTCTTTGCCAACTTCCGTTCTGTCGATGAAGAATTCTTCGAAGAATTGGAAGAACTGCTCATCTTGAGCGACGTCGGTGTGCAGGTCGCTTCGAACCTAACAGAAGAACTACGTTATGAAGCCAAACTCGAAAATGCTAAGAAGCCTGATGCGCTCCGTCGTGTCATTATCGAGAAATTGGTCGAGCTCTACGAAAAGGATGGCAACTACGATGAACAAATCCATTTCCAAGATGGTTTGACAGTCATGCTCTTTGTCGGAGTCAATGGTGTTGGGAAAACAACTTCTATCGGGAAATTAGCTCATCGTTACAAGCAAGCTGGCAAGAAGGTCATGTTGGTTGCGGCAGATACTTTCCGTGCTGGAGCTGTTGCCCAGCTAGCTGAATGGGGCCGTCGTGTTGATGTTCCTGTTGTGACGGGAGCTGAAAAGGCTGATCCAGCAAGTGTGGTCTTTGATGGGATGGAACGTGCTGTAGCAGAAGGGATTGATATTCTCATGATTGATACAGCAGGCCGTCTGCAAAACAAGGACAACCTCATGGCCGAGTTGAAAAAGATTGGTCGCATTATCAAGCGTGTCGTTCCAGAGGCGCCACATGAAACCTTCCTTGCCCTTGATGCTTCAACTGGACAGAATGCCTTGGTACAAGCTAAGGAATTTTCTAAGATAACTCCATTGACAGGAATTGTTTTGACAAAAATTGATGGAACTGCCCGAGGTGGTGTTGTTCTGGCTATCCGCGAAGAACTCAATATCCCTGTAAAATTGATTGGTTTCGGTGAAAAAATCGATGATATTGGGGAATTTAACTCAGAAAACTTTATGAAGGGTCTCTTAGAAGGCTTGATTTAA
- a CDS encoding glucose-6-phosphate dehydrogenase — MSSKVIVTIFGASGDLAKRKLYPSLFRLYKSGNLSEHFAVIGTARRPWSKEYFESVVVESILDLADSTEQAQEFASHFYYQSHDVNDTEHYIALRQLQAELNEKYQADHNKLFFLSMAPQFFGTIAKHLKSENIVDGKGFERLIVEKPFGTDYETASKLNEDLLAAFDEEQIYRIDHYLGKEMIQSIFAVRFANMIFENVWNREHIDNIQITFAERLGVEERGGYYDQSGALRDMVQNHTLQLLSLLAMDKPASFTKDEIRAEKIKVFKNLYHPTEEELKEHFIRGQYRSGKIDGMKYISYRSEPNVDPESTTETFASGAFFVDSDRFRGVPFFFRTGKRLTEKGTHVNIVFKQMDSIFGEPLAPNILTIYIQPTEGFSLSLNGKQVGEEFNLAPSSLDYRTDATATGASPDPYEKLIYDVLNNNSTNFSHWDEVSASWKLIDRIEKLWDENGAPLYDYKAGSMGPQASFDLLEKYGAKWTWQPDIAYREDGRLE; from the coding sequence ATGTCATCAAAGGTTATTGTTACAATTTTCGGTGCGAGTGGAGATTTAGCTAAACGCAAACTCTACCCTTCCCTTTTCAGACTCTATAAATCAGGCAATCTCTCTGAGCATTTTGCTGTTATCGGAACAGCTCGTAGACCTTGGAGTAAGGAATATTTTGAATCTGTAGTTGTCGAATCCATCCTTGATTTGGCAGATAGTACCGAGCAAGCCCAAGAATTTGCTAGCCACTTCTACTATCAAAGCCATGATGTGAATGATACGGAACATTATATTGCTTTGCGCCAATTACAAGCTGAACTTAACGAAAAATACCAAGCTGATCACAACAAGCTCTTCTTCTTGTCTATGGCACCTCAGTTCTTCGGAACTATTGCCAAGCACCTCAAATCTGAAAACATTGTTGATGGCAAAGGTTTTGAGCGCTTGATCGTTGAGAAACCATTTGGTACAGACTACGAAACAGCAAGCAAACTCAATGAAGATCTTCTTGCGGCCTTTGATGAAGAGCAAATCTATCGTATCGACCATTACCTAGGTAAAGAGATGATTCAGAGTATCTTTGCTGTTCGTTTTGCCAACATGATCTTTGAGAATGTTTGGAACCGCGAACACATCGATAATATTCAGATTACCTTTGCGGAACGCTTGGGTGTTGAAGAACGCGGTGGCTACTATGATCAATCTGGCGCCCTTCGTGATATGGTGCAAAACCATACTCTCCAACTCCTCTCTCTTCTAGCCATGGACAAACCAGCTAGCTTTACAAAAGATGAGATTCGTGCTGAAAAGATAAAAGTCTTTAAAAACCTCTATCATCCAACTGAGGAAGAATTGAAAGAACACTTTATCCGTGGTCAATATCGCTCTGGTAAAATCGATGGCATGAAATACATTTCCTATCGAAGCGAACCAAATGTCGACCCAGAATCTACAACAGAAACCTTTGCGTCTGGTGCCTTCTTTGTAGATAGTGATCGCTTCCGTGGTGTCCCTTTCTTCTTCCGTACTGGTAAACGCCTGACAGAAAAAGGGACTCATGTCAATATCGTCTTTAAGCAAATGGACTCTATCTTCGGCGAGCCTTTGGCGCCAAATATCTTGACCATCTATATCCAACCAACTGAAGGATTCTCTCTCAGCCTCAATGGTAAACAAGTCGGTGAGGAATTTAACCTAGCACCAAGCTCTCTGGATTACCGTACAGATGCTACTGCTACTGGAGCCTCACCAGACCCATACGAGAAATTAATCTACGATGTTTTGAACAACAACTCTACCAACTTTAGCCACTGGGATGAGGTAAGTGCTTCGTGGAAATTGATTGACCGTATCGAAAAGCTCTGGGATGAAAACGGAGCTCCACTCTACGATTATAAAGCTGGAAGCATGGGGCCACAAGCTAGCTTTGACTTACTTGAGAAGTATGGAGCCAAATGGACTTGGCAACCAGATATCGCCTATCGTGAAGATGGCCGTTTAGAATAG
- a CDS encoding peptide ABC transporter ATP-binding protein — MAKLKIDVNDLHKYYGNNEVLKGITTKFYEGDVVCIIGPSGSGKSTFLRSLNLLEEVTSGHITVNGYDLTEKSTNVDHVRENVGMVFQHFNLFPHMSVLENITFAPIEHKRMTKEEAEKLGMELLEKVGLADKANANPDSLSGGQKQRVAIARGLAMNPDIMLFDEPTSALDPEMVGDVLNVMKELAEQGMTMIIVTHEMGFARQVANRVIFTADGEFLEDGTPDQIFDNPQHPRLKEFLDKVLNV; from the coding sequence ATGGCAAAACTAAAAATTGATGTAAATGATTTGCATAAGTATTATGGAAATAACGAAGTTTTAAAAGGAATTACAACTAAATTCTATGAAGGAGATGTTGTTTGTATCATCGGTCCTTCTGGTTCTGGTAAATCCACTTTCCTCCGTAGTCTTAACCTTCTCGAGGAGGTAACGAGTGGCCACATCACAGTGAATGGCTATGATTTGACTGAAAAATCAACCAATGTCGACCATGTTCGCGAAAACGTGGGAATGGTATTCCAACACTTCAACCTCTTCCCACACATGTCCGTCCTAGAAAATATCACTTTTGCACCTATTGAACACAAACGGATGACAAAAGAAGAAGCTGAAAAATTGGGGATGGAGTTGCTTGAAAAGGTAGGACTAGCAGATAAAGCTAATGCCAACCCAGATAGCCTTTCAGGTGGTCAGAAACAACGTGTAGCCATCGCTCGTGGACTTGCCATGAATCCTGATATCATGCTCTTTGATGAGCCAACTTCCGCTCTGGACCCTGAGATGGTTGGAGATGTACTGAATGTTATGAAGGAATTGGCGGAACAAGGTATGACCATGATTATCGTAACCCATGAGATGGGATTTGCTCGTCAGGTAGCCAACCGTGTTATCTTTACGGCTGATGGTGAGTTCCTAGAAGACGGAACACCTGACCAAATCTTTGACAACCCGCAACACCCTCGTCTAAAAGAGTTCTTGGACAAGGTCTTAAATGTATAA